CGAGGCCGCCCGACTCGAACCCGAGCCCCGACAGCAGCGTGTTCGCCTCGACGACCTTCTCGACCGACGGCGTCACGAGGTGGTCCCGCACGGCGGCGACCGCCGGCAGCGCGTGCTCCCAGAGGATGTCCCACGACAGGCGGGCCAGCGCCGTGCCGGTCGCCGTCGGCAGCCCGCCGGCCATCGTCGTGGCGTCGGTGCGCGCGACGGCGCGCGCCTCGATCCACGTGGCGAGCGCGTCGCCGACGCCCGCGACGAGGAAGCGCGCCGGGGCGTTGGCCACGAGCTGCGTGTCGACCAGCACCAGGTCGGGGTTGCGCGGGAAGAACCGGTACTCCTCGAACGCGCCGCCCTCGTCGTAGATGACCGACAGCGCGGAGCAGGGCGCGTCCGTCGAGGCGAGGGTCGGCACGGACACCCACCGGATGCCGGTGAGGAAGCCCGCCGCCTTCACCGCGTCGAGCGTCGAGCCGCCGCCGACGCCCACCACCACGTCGGCGCCCGTCTCCCGGATGCGGGCCGCGATGCCGTCGACGGCCGCCGCGGTCGCGTACACCCCGAAGCCGTCGCGCGTCAGCGGCAGCCCCGCCGCCTCGAGCGACCGCGAGACGGCCTCGCCGACGAACGACCACACGGTGTCGTCGGCGACGACGAGCGGCGTGCGGCCGATGGGCTCGACCAGCTCCCCGAGGCGCTCGATCGCGCCGCGCCCCTGCGCGTAGCGGCCGGGGCTGATCA
This is a stretch of genomic DNA from Cellulomonas sp. ES6. It encodes these proteins:
- a CDS encoding glycerol dehydrogenase, with protein sequence MISPGRYAQGRGAIERLGELVEPIGRTPLVVADDTVWSFVGEAVSRSLEAAGLPLTRDGFGVYATAAAVDGIAARIRETGADVVVGVGGGSTLDAVKAAGFLTGIRWVSVPTLASTDAPCSALSVIYDEGGAFEEYRFFPRNPDLVLVDTQLVANAPARFLVAGVGDALATWIEARAVARTDATTMAGGLPTATGTALARLSWDILWEHALPAVAAVRDHLVTPSVEKVVEANTLLSGLGFESGGLAAAHAIHNGLTAAPQTHGLTHGQKVNIGSVTQLVLEGAPVQEIRDFVEFTTRVGLPNTLTEVGLSPDDVDDLTRVAQAATAEGETIHAMPFTVRVPDLVDALRSIEGFSRGVRADAGLPEPVPHRAH